Proteins from one Penaeus vannamei isolate JL-2024 chromosome 8, ASM4276789v1, whole genome shotgun sequence genomic window:
- the LOC113813319 gene encoding uncharacterized protein, which produces MRVLGVVTVILALCQDRAWGRKGSKNVYEERTAMSSLGLVVAREILQRMEETPMLARLARDSMTLQASALARDSLKLGLMAYMGYQGEDQCLERTACEAGELLSTFTTGAAFMFTALDYVAPFPLRRYLSVARDAAEGHSCLYYRCGARPYRELGVTETNELE; this is translated from the exons ATGCGTGTGTTGGGTGTGGTGACAGTTATTTTGGCATTGTGTCAG GACCGTGCGTGGGGCAGGAAGGGGAGCAAGAACGTATACGAGGAACGGACCGCCATGAGCAGCCTCGGCCTGGTGGTGGCGAGGGAGATCCTACAACGCATGGAGGAGACGCCCATGCTAGCACGCCTGGCCAGGGACTCCATGACATTACAGGCGTCGGCTCTGGCTAGGGACTCGCTCAAGCTCGGCCTTATGGCTTACATGG GCTACCAGGGCGAGGACCAGTGCCTGGAGAGGACAGCCTGTGAAGCTGGCGAACTCCTCAGCACCTTCACCACGGGCGCCGCCTTCATGTTCACTGCCCTGGACTACgtagcccccttcccccttcgccggTACCTCAGCGTGGCCAGGGACGCAGCAGAGGGTCATAGTTGCCTCTATTACAG ATGCGGCGCTCGACCCTACCGGGAGCTAGGAGTCACCGAAACGAATGAGCTGGAATAG